A window of Euwallacea similis isolate ESF13 chromosome 10, ESF131.1, whole genome shotgun sequence contains these coding sequences:
- the LOC136411481 gene encoding facilitated trehalose transporter Tret1-like, translated as MTIITGSTQKIQQGSAMIQFLAAFTGNLNAITSGMHYGWPSPSLPKLLHNSSSIPVTNDEGSWMAVMPLLGALLGSLIVGTTVDIFGRKRTILISSVPYFAAWMMVAFAPSVTIIYIARFIAGVADGWVFTALPMYIGEISDPKVRGLLGSSVSVNWIFGILLINIVGSYLSIMVTAIVSSSLPLVTMVSFAFMPESPYYLLMRGNTEEAKKSLQRFRGLNDVDGELGRVSFALKAQNKNAGKFLDLFTDKVSRKAVIIMMILRGAQQLSGTTAVTFYAQPIFIEAGDHISSHVATIIYFAVQLTLSCFSSSIVDKAGRRPLLITSITGSALFLFLEGTYFYIKSCTTLDTTSFSIIPVVGLIGFVVVFSLGMQTIPILMLGELFPSNVKAFALCFADIYFSIIATIVSKFFQIMKDSFGMYTPFFAFSVSCIVGLVLIVLFVPETKGKTLEDIQISLKGEPERRGTEENA; from the exons AGTGCCATGATCCAGTTTCTGGCTGCATTCACAG gcaatctgaatGCTATAACCAGCGGGATGCACTACGGCTGGCCTTCACCTTCCCTCCCGAAGCTCCTGCACAACTCCTCCAGCATCCCCGTGACCAACGACGAGGGCTCCTGGATGGCAGTCATGCCCCTTTTGGGGGCCCTCCTGGGCTCGCTCATCGTTGGCACCACAGTGGACATATTCGGCAGGAAAAGAACCATCCTCATCTCCTCAGTTCCCTACTTCGCTGCCTGGATGATGGTAGCTTTCGCCCCCTCAGTCACCATCATTTACATCGCCCGATTCATCGCGGGAGTTGCTGATGGCTGGGTATTCACCGCTCTTCCTATGTACATTGGGGAGATTTCCGACCCCAAAGTACGGGGACTGTTGGGAAGTAGCGTGAGCGTAAACTGGATCTTCGGAATCCTTCTGATCAACATCGTGGGATCGTATTTGAGCATCATGGTCACGGCAATTGTGAGCAGTTCCCTGCCTTTGGTGACCATGGTGAGTTTCGCCTTCATGCCAGAGTCTCCGTATTATTTGCTGATGAGGGGTAATACTGAAGAGGCCAAAAAGAGTTTGCAGCGATTTAGGGGGCTGAATGATGTTGACGGGGAGTTAGGGAGAGTGAGCTTTGCCTTGAAGGCTCAGAATAAGAATGCTGGAAAATTTCTAGATTTGTTCACTGATAAGGTGAGCAGGAAGGCTGTGATAATCATGATGATTTTGAGGGGGGCGCAGCAGCTGAGCGGGACCACTGCAGTGACCTTCTATGCTCAACCTATCTTCATTGAAGCTGGAGACCATATTTCATCCCACGTGGCTACCATCATCTACTTTGCAGTTCAACTTACTCTGTCTTGCTTCAGCTCTAGTATTGTAGATAAAGCTGGAAGGAGACCTTTGCTGATAACCTCAATAACTGGCTCAGCCTTATTTTTATTCCTAGAAGGGAcatatttctatataaaatCTTGTACCACTTTAGATACAACATCCTTCAGCATAATCCCAGTAGTAGGGCTTATAGGCTTTGTAGTGGTGTTTTCTTTAGGGATGCAAACCATTCCTATTTTAATGCTCGGAGAGCTCTTCCCTTCCAACGTCAAGGCATTCGCCCTTTGCTTTGCAGATATCTACTTCTCAATTATAGCAACGATAGTGtccaaatttttccagatCATGAAAGACTCTTTCGGCATGTACACGCCCTTTTTCGCATTCTCTGTCAGTTGTATCGTAGGATTAGTGTTGATTGTGCTATTTGTTCCCGAGACCAAGGGCAAAACCTTGGAGGACATCCAAATAAGCCTCAAAGGGGAGCCTGAGAGAAGAGGCACAGAGGAAAATgcgtaa